One genomic segment of Chitinophaga parva includes these proteins:
- a CDS encoding RagB/SusD family nutrient uptake outer membrane protein → MKKFAINIIAAGVLLFGLLVTGCNKMLDIKDPINSITTSEVFQNDEQAGTALNGLYSYLINGGTAEVYSNGDLGSDLYSAGGITLAAGHSADELYAPSLSGGYQYYAETSARLTLQTTGYSPKIWKTAYKGIFNANALIAGVKGATSEALTQAYRKRVLGEALAVRAMSYFYLVNLFEKVPLALSIDYNDTQTLPSANPATVYRQIINDLEEASGYLSENYDGNNTERIRINKWYVKAMLARVYLFTKDYDKAYQNANDVIGRTDLFQLETLDNVFSMASREVIFQLKQTNTNGVRGNATPEGYSMTSRYLAPMLMNAFEAGDNRKTAWIRVIAGDQYVPAGFTPNKYKINQNNRVTGGNLSEYYVVMRLAEMYLVRAEANMLRSAANKNAVIDDLNTIRTRAGLNGLPYTLTDQQVTDAIAQERRVELFAEWGHRWLDLKRTSKATDVLSVISYKQPWNPYQLLYPVPPDEIRWDNNLSQNIGYN, encoded by the coding sequence ATGAAAAAATTTGCTATCAATATAATTGCAGCCGGGGTGTTATTGTTTGGCCTGTTGGTAACAGGTTGCAATAAGATGCTGGATATAAAGGACCCGATAAATTCGATCACTACCAGCGAGGTTTTCCAGAACGATGAACAAGCCGGCACTGCCCTTAATGGCTTGTATTCTTACCTGATCAACGGTGGAACGGCCGAAGTTTATTCAAACGGGGACCTGGGCAGCGATCTATACAGTGCCGGTGGCATTACGCTGGCCGCCGGGCACTCCGCGGACGAATTATATGCACCCTCGCTCAGCGGAGGATACCAGTACTATGCGGAAACCTCCGCCAGGCTCACATTACAGACCACGGGTTATTCCCCGAAAATATGGAAGACGGCCTATAAGGGCATTTTCAATGCCAATGCCCTGATAGCAGGAGTGAAAGGCGCCACATCCGAAGCGCTTACGCAGGCCTACCGGAAACGGGTGCTGGGCGAAGCGCTGGCCGTGAGAGCAATGAGCTATTTCTACCTGGTGAATTTGTTCGAAAAGGTGCCCCTCGCCTTATCCATCGATTATAACGATACACAAACGCTTCCTTCCGCCAATCCTGCTACTGTGTACCGGCAAATCATCAACGACCTGGAAGAAGCGTCGGGGTATCTTTCCGAAAATTACGATGGTAACAACACAGAGCGCATCCGGATCAATAAATGGTATGTGAAGGCGATGCTGGCAAGGGTATACCTGTTTACCAAAGACTACGACAAAGCTTATCAGAATGCTAACGACGTGATTGGCCGCACAGACCTGTTCCAACTGGAAACCCTGGACAATGTGTTCAGCATGGCCAGCCGGGAAGTTATTTTCCAGTTGAAGCAGACCAACACTAATGGGGTACGCGGCAATGCCACGCCCGAAGGGTATAGCATGACATCCCGTTACCTCGCACCGATGCTGATGAATGCTTTCGAGGCGGGCGATAACAGGAAAACTGCATGGATCAGGGTCATCGCCGGCGATCAATATGTACCTGCCGGTTTTACACCGAACAAGTACAAGATCAATCAAAACAACCGTGTAACAGGAGGCAACCTGTCCGAATATTATGTAGTGATGCGGCTCGCGGAAATGTACCTGGTAAGGGCAGAAGCGAACATGTTGCGGAGCGCGGCCAATAAAAATGCCGTGATAGATGATCTGAACACGATCAGGACGCGCGCGGGATTAAACGGTCTGCCTTATACGTTAACCGATCAGCAGGTAACGGATGCCATCGCGCAGGAAAGGCGCGTAGAGTTGTTTGCTGAATGGGGGCACCGCTGGCTGGACCTGAAAAGGACGAGCAAGGCCACAGACGTGCTTTCTGTGATCTCTTACAAACAGCCGTGGAATCCATACCAGTTGCTCTACCCGGTTCCTCCGGACGAGATCCGCTGGGATAACAATCTCTCCCAGAATATTGGCTACAATTAA
- a CDS encoding ABC transporter ATP-binding protein: MQPVLKVENLSHKYASTWAIREVNFEINDTGVVGLLGSNGAGKSTTMNIICGTLLQTEGNVSINGLNIKDDPIEYKKQIGFLPQQAPLYMDFTVQEYLEYAAQLRLMDRRLIKSAVDEVLEKTSITQMRSRLIKNLSGGYRQRVGIAQSIINKPKVVILDEPTNGLDPNQIIEARKLIKEIAQDRAVLLSSHVLSEINLLAKEIIMIEGGQVVFSDSLDAFNNILQPNTMVARMLHMPAPEELMAIEDVQKVELLPDNKCRIWFQPNDDLAERIVRKSAEKNWRLTAIQTESSGMDDVFKQLSSNASSILR, encoded by the coding sequence ATGCAACCTGTGTTAAAGGTGGAAAACCTATCGCATAAGTATGCCAGTACCTGGGCCATACGCGAAGTAAATTTTGAGATCAATGATACCGGTGTTGTCGGATTGCTGGGCTCAAACGGAGCGGGTAAGTCTACCACGATGAATATCATTTGCGGCACCCTGTTGCAAACGGAAGGCAATGTTTCCATCAATGGGTTGAATATCAAAGACGATCCTATTGAATATAAAAAACAGATCGGTTTTTTACCACAGCAGGCACCCCTGTATATGGACTTTACCGTGCAGGAGTACCTGGAATATGCTGCGCAGTTAAGGTTGATGGATAGACGCCTGATAAAAAGTGCCGTAGATGAAGTATTGGAAAAAACATCCATTACGCAGATGCGGTCGCGCCTTATAAAAAACCTGTCGGGTGGATATCGGCAGCGCGTAGGTATTGCGCAGTCTATCATTAACAAACCCAAAGTGGTGATCCTTGACGAGCCTACCAACGGCCTCGATCCTAACCAGATCATTGAAGCAAGAAAACTGATAAAAGAAATTGCGCAGGACCGTGCCGTATTGTTGTCGTCACATGTGTTATCCGAAATAAACCTGCTTGCCAAAGAGATCATCATGATCGAAGGAGGGCAGGTGGTGTTCTCCGATTCGCTCGATGCCTTCAATAATATCCTGCAACCTAATACCATGGTGGCCAGGATGCTCCACATGCCTGCGCCTGAAGAATTGATGGCCATAGAAGATGTGCAGAAAGTGGAGTTGCTGCCGGATAACAAATGCAGGATCTGGTTCCAGCCCAACGATGACCTGGCGGAAAGAATTGTGAGGAAGAGTGCAGAGAAGAACTGGAGACTCACTGCTATTCAAACAGAGTCTTCCGGTATGGACGATGTATTCAAACAATTATCATCAAATGCTTCTTCAATCTTACGTTAA
- a CDS encoding ABC transporter permease subunit — protein sequence MKVVFNIARAELRYFFFSPIAWFVLILFLMSNAGIIMGNLADTALQQDMMLELQGSLFPGFLNSPLTKLVIGKGLDTVLTIFFLYIPLLTMGVINREYAGGTIKLLHSSPVKTRQIILGKFLGVYSFVCLMIAIFLSVIVVLLCSIRNVEFPLTLAMILGFFLLAAMYVAVGMFISSLTSYPIVAGIGTFVVLTLFTSLAMWFQGTDYVRDVTWYLSSSGRVESLLGGLITTRDLVYFLSITSLFIIFTTIKMKSVTESKPWRVSAGRYFLAFTVTVVLLVVSSIHGFIGYCDVTRGKINTLHENTQGVIKQLDGSPLKVTLYTNLLGYNLGNGLPTERNNYLWKFWAKYRRFYTNMEFNYVYYYDINHGDSSIFQAYPGKSLDEIAEKYAEMYKTDLAIYKKPAEIRSMIDLESEKKGLLMEVEYKGRKTFLRTYEDPEVFPSERNVSGSLLRLINDTTPTIKFLTGHYERSPLKSGEREYGIHAMAKGNRNALINMGLNFDTISALRPGVIKPDGALVVADPKTVLDKSIIDSIKHYIDNGGDAMFYSEPGKQFIMNPILNHVGVNADEGTIVQVNPQDLPHKFAGLISKIGTDMADEQPFFYFRNGIGRACYTNIAGASVLSYSDTTGFKVEQITTIPNNPTTWVERGLLVVDSAAPVFNATEGDYRKEAPYPVGLQLTRKIGNKAQRIIISSDADMMSAGRGNGKDYGNAFYSYTVDNKYPVYHNFPVPTDIWVTIKKTPANTLKLLLQYIIPALILVAGIVILVRRKRK from the coding sequence ATGAAAGTAGTTTTTAATATAGCGCGGGCGGAATTACGGTATTTTTTCTTTTCCCCGATCGCATGGTTTGTATTGATTTTATTCCTGATGTCTAATGCGGGCATCATCATGGGCAACTTGGCGGATACGGCGCTGCAGCAAGATATGATGCTGGAGTTACAGGGGAGTCTTTTTCCGGGGTTTCTCAATAGCCCGCTAACCAAATTGGTGATCGGCAAAGGGCTCGACACGGTGCTGACAATTTTCTTTCTGTACATTCCGTTATTGACCATGGGGGTCATTAACCGGGAATATGCAGGCGGCACCATTAAGTTGCTGCATTCCTCGCCGGTAAAAACACGGCAGATCATCCTGGGTAAGTTCCTGGGTGTGTATAGTTTTGTATGCCTGATGATCGCCATCTTCTTGAGTGTGATCGTGGTATTACTCTGTTCTATCAGGAACGTGGAGTTCCCGCTTACCCTCGCCATGATATTGGGCTTCTTTTTACTGGCGGCCATGTATGTGGCGGTAGGGATGTTTATCTCCAGTTTAACCTCGTACCCCATCGTTGCCGGCATCGGAACATTTGTGGTGCTTACCCTGTTCACTAGTTTAGCCATGTGGTTCCAGGGAACGGATTATGTGCGGGATGTTACCTGGTACCTCTCCAGCTCGGGAAGAGTAGAAAGCCTGCTGGGAGGGCTTATTACAACAAGAGACCTCGTTTACTTCCTCAGTATTACTTCCCTTTTTATCATATTCACCACCATCAAAATGAAATCCGTTACGGAGTCGAAGCCGTGGCGCGTGTCAGCAGGCAGGTACTTTTTGGCATTCACAGTAACGGTGGTGCTGCTGGTGGTTAGCTCCATTCACGGGTTCATTGGCTATTGTGATGTAACAAGAGGTAAGATAAATACGCTGCATGAAAACACCCAGGGCGTAATAAAGCAGTTGGATGGATCGCCGCTGAAGGTAACGCTGTACACTAACCTGTTAGGGTATAACCTGGGTAATGGATTGCCCACTGAGCGTAATAACTACCTGTGGAAGTTTTGGGCCAAGTATCGCCGCTTTTATACAAACATGGAGTTTAACTATGTGTATTATTACGATATAAACCATGGCGATAGCTCCATATTCCAGGCGTACCCGGGCAAATCGTTGGACGAAATAGCAGAGAAGTATGCGGAAATGTATAAGACCGATCTCGCTATCTATAAAAAACCTGCGGAGATCAGGAGCATGATCGACCTGGAATCGGAGAAAAAGGGTTTATTGATGGAGGTGGAGTATAAAGGGAGAAAGACGTTCCTGAGAACCTACGAAGACCCGGAAGTTTTTCCAAGTGAAAGAAATGTTTCCGGTAGCCTGTTGCGTTTAATAAATGATACAACGCCCACAATTAAATTCCTTACAGGGCACTATGAACGTTCACCCCTTAAGAGCGGCGAACGGGAATATGGCATTCATGCAATGGCTAAAGGGAATAGGAATGCGCTGATCAATATGGGACTGAATTTCGACACCATCTCCGCCCTGCGTCCTGGTGTGATAAAGCCCGATGGCGCACTGGTGGTCGCCGATCCTAAAACGGTATTGGATAAGTCTATTATCGATAGCATTAAACACTATATTGACAATGGAGGAGATGCTATGTTCTATTCTGAACCAGGCAAGCAGTTTATCATGAACCCTATCCTCAATCATGTGGGAGTAAATGCGGATGAAGGTACCATTGTGCAGGTCAATCCGCAGGATCTGCCGCACAAGTTTGCCGGGTTGATCTCTAAGATAGGTACGGATATGGCTGATGAACAACCGTTCTTCTACTTCAGAAATGGTATCGGCAGGGCCTGTTATACCAATATCGCCGGCGCCAGTGTACTAAGCTATTCCGATACCACAGGATTTAAGGTAGAGCAGATCACTACTATACCCAACAATCCAACGACCTGGGTAGAAAGAGGCCTCCTGGTAGTTGATTCCGCAGCGCCAGTATTCAATGCCACAGAGGGCGACTACAGGAAGGAGGCGCCTTATCCGGTCGGTCTGCAGCTTACCCGTAAGATCGGCAACAAAGCACAGCGGATCATTATTTCCAGCGATGCGGATATGATGTCTGCTGGTAGGGGCAACGGAAAGGATTATGGCAATGCGTTCTACAGCTACACGGTGGATAACAAGTACCCTGTTTACCATAATTTCCCGGTACCTACAGATATATGGGTTACGATCAAAAAGACCCCGGCCAATACATTGAAGTTGCTCCTTCAATACATTATACCGGCCCTCATCCTGGTGGCAGGTATCGTGATCCTGGTAAGGAGAAAACGTAAATAG
- a CDS encoding MutS-related protein produces MYLQTDMQTMDDLRLFSKADTKGIYDIYNHSHTRGGQTIMEAMFRKPLNNREAIIKRINIITAFVKMKATFPFDGAMLDQAEKYISFDDNPDGGTKVSLSEKEVQNGIMSIIDLFHTLRKYLESAEITGVKELEEERLAAIGVLNDPAFLPVFNERPNARISFAAVTAFDVLIRNKEKQKVLQLLQFIYHIDVYVSVAQVTLKHNMVFPVVHPKGTSILKVDGVYHPLLKNAVANSLYMAPSCNLVFLTGANMAGKSTFLRSFSTAVYIAHMGFPVAAAAMEFSVMDGVYTTINLPDNLGIGASHFYAEVLRVKKIGQELSEGRSLFVLFDELFRGTNVKDALEGTLAVCNAFMNRKDSKFIISSHIIEAADELRKSESAAFYFLPTIMNGAVPEYTYTLLEGVTNDKHGMIIINNEGIMDILKQGNKGGKKLKKQL; encoded by the coding sequence ATGTATTTGCAAACAGATATGCAGACGATGGATGATCTGCGCTTGTTTTCGAAGGCAGACACAAAGGGCATTTACGATATTTATAATCATTCCCATACCCGTGGCGGGCAAACCATCATGGAAGCTATGTTCAGGAAGCCGCTGAACAACCGGGAAGCGATCATCAAGCGGATCAATATTATTACTGCATTCGTGAAAATGAAGGCCACTTTCCCTTTCGATGGCGCCATGCTGGACCAGGCAGAGAAATACATTTCGTTCGATGATAACCCGGATGGTGGCACAAAAGTATCGCTCAGTGAAAAGGAAGTACAGAATGGAATCATGTCGATCATCGATCTTTTTCACACGCTCAGGAAGTACCTGGAGTCAGCGGAAATAACCGGGGTGAAAGAATTGGAGGAAGAACGGCTGGCAGCTATCGGGGTGTTGAACGACCCGGCTTTTCTACCGGTGTTCAACGAGAGGCCCAATGCGAGGATATCTTTTGCCGCTGTTACCGCTTTCGATGTGCTGATCCGTAATAAGGAAAAGCAGAAAGTACTGCAACTCCTGCAGTTTATTTATCATATCGATGTGTATGTTTCCGTGGCCCAGGTTACGCTGAAACACAACATGGTATTCCCCGTGGTGCATCCAAAGGGAACCAGCATTTTAAAAGTGGACGGTGTATACCATCCACTTTTAAAAAACGCGGTGGCCAATAGTCTATATATGGCGCCTTCCTGTAACCTGGTCTTTCTTACAGGAGCCAACATGGCCGGCAAATCCACCTTCCTGCGTTCGTTCAGTACTGCCGTGTATATCGCGCATATGGGATTCCCGGTAGCCGCGGCGGCCATGGAATTTTCCGTGATGGATGGCGTATATACAACGATCAATCTGCCTGATAACCTGGGCATAGGCGCCAGCCATTTCTACGCAGAGGTGTTGCGGGTGAAGAAAATAGGGCAGGAGCTCAGTGAAGGAAGATCACTGTTTGTATTGTTCGATGAATTGTTCCGGGGTACGAATGTGAAGGATGCACTGGAAGGAACCCTGGCTGTTTGTAATGCGTTTATGAACCGGAAAGACAGTAAGTTCATCATCTCCTCCCATATTATAGAAGCGGCGGACGAATTGCGGAAAAGTGAAAGCGCCGCGTTTTACTTTCTTCCTACCATCATGAACGGAGCTGTACCTGAGTATACGTATACCCTGCTGGAAGGCGTTACCAATGATAAGCATGGAATGATCATTATTAATAACGAAGGTATAATGGACATTCTTAAGCAGGGAAACAAAGGCGGGAAAAAGTTAAAAAAGCAATTATGA
- a CDS encoding MutS-related protein codes for MSFKIDRQSVGELNLMGKFRQGSVYFLFNKVRTRIGEKLMDEMFSHPLNDAAAINQRVAIFKFFAAKGVTFPFEADQVALMREYIDTTAERSQWAVTVDLYLQKVLAGLTKDTRYKNTLLQLQATIITLKKCYGLLELLKRENSPLQGRVESLLDIMHQKDIRRILDSDIYKSMSTSTVSAYDFLLRNKHNAAMKEVLKFIAEADVYIAVGHVSRERNFCYPTAVEKEENLFHARNLRHPCIAKAVGNDLQMQEGSNVLFLTGANMAGKSTWMKSIGIGMYMAHIGFPVAASEMIFSVRDGIFSSINVADNIAMGYSHFYAEVVRVKDAALAAATGEHLLLMFDELFKGTNVKDAFDGTLAVTEGFSEYNNCLFIVSTHIIEVGEALKDLPNVQFRFMPTVLEGNVPRYTYVLHEGITEDRQGMMIIENEGIIALINKM; via the coding sequence ATGAGTTTTAAAATAGATCGCCAATCGGTAGGAGAGTTGAACCTGATGGGGAAGTTCCGCCAGGGATCAGTATATTTTCTATTCAATAAAGTGAGAACACGGATCGGCGAAAAGCTGATGGATGAGATGTTTTCCCATCCGCTGAACGATGCCGCCGCTATCAACCAGCGGGTAGCGATCTTTAAATTTTTCGCAGCAAAGGGTGTTACATTTCCTTTTGAGGCTGACCAGGTTGCCCTCATGCGGGAGTATATCGACACTACGGCTGAGCGTTCGCAATGGGCGGTAACGGTGGACCTGTACCTGCAAAAGGTGCTGGCGGGCCTCACCAAAGACACCCGTTACAAGAACACGTTACTGCAGTTGCAGGCAACGATCATAACGCTGAAAAAGTGTTATGGATTGCTGGAGTTGCTGAAGCGGGAGAACAGTCCTTTACAAGGACGGGTGGAATCCTTACTGGATATCATGCATCAGAAGGATATTCGCAGGATCCTGGACAGCGACATCTACAAGTCGATGTCTACCAGCACCGTATCGGCGTATGATTTCCTGCTGCGCAACAAACACAACGCAGCCATGAAGGAGGTGCTGAAGTTCATTGCTGAAGCAGACGTATACATCGCCGTTGGCCACGTGTCGCGGGAGCGGAATTTTTGTTATCCAACAGCGGTGGAGAAAGAAGAAAACCTGTTCCATGCCCGGAATCTCCGGCATCCTTGCATTGCGAAAGCCGTGGGCAACGACCTGCAAATGCAGGAAGGCAGCAATGTACTGTTCCTTACCGGTGCCAATATGGCTGGTAAGTCTACCTGGATGAAATCTATCGGCATCGGCATGTACATGGCGCACATCGGTTTCCCGGTAGCAGCTTCGGAAATGATATTTTCGGTACGCGATGGCATCTTCTCCAGCATCAACGTGGCCGACAACATCGCCATGGGCTACAGTCATTTCTATGCAGAAGTGGTAAGGGTGAAGGATGCGGCCCTGGCGGCAGCTACCGGCGAGCACCTGCTGCTGATGTTTGACGAATTGTTTAAGGGCACCAATGTGAAAGACGCCTTTGATGGAACCCTGGCGGTTACGGAAGGGTTCTCCGAATACAACAATTGCCTGTTCATTGTATCCACCCATATCATTGAAGTAGGGGAAGCGCTGAAAGACCTGCCCAATGTGCAGTTCCGGTTTATGCCTACTGTACTGGAAGGAAATGTGCCCCGGTATACCTATGTTTTGCACGAAGGTATTACCGAAGACCGGCAGGGTATGATGATCATCGAAAACGAGGGAATTATTGCGCTTATCAATAAAATGTAA
- a CDS encoding S41 family peptidase, whose protein sequence is MKQIFASGILMSLLSTSAMAQVQPFTGFTRQDLKDDFKYAVELLKRQHPNPYKFTDTVTFNHKMDSLMNRLDKDPSLLSALRYSPIQLFNDVHLKLDYDEERVVDALYGMNHFPLATTTFKDRIIVNAKGETIPFGAEILSINKMPAAKLLSEIGYATYSDGFIRTGADRTATNLSLFISLIFPEAASYDVVYKEYGAKNSTTVNLKAVDAKTGYHNRILGELPFNSFLKRAYITKEYQEQESTAILTVLTFMLQENAMYKELSDFFAEVKKRNISNVIIDIRSNGGGNPNMSALLYSFVALRPFDNVFNYRTKNIQMHDPENLLNSYGTKMGEEEVKQTENFLKQRFDYDSTKGFYYGNARLTEGSISNYPPDKNSFKGNVYVLISGGTVSAATYFAALVKNNKRGVLVGTETGSGEASTTAAWFNTYTLPKTKSKLTVPMSEVYFMKAKEDKGRGCVPDKELTFEAFEEYIHAGKDPEIQYTLDLIRGRK, encoded by the coding sequence ATGAAGCAAATATTTGCATCAGGGATACTTATGTCCCTGCTCTCCACATCTGCCATGGCCCAGGTACAGCCTTTCACCGGCTTTACCAGGCAGGATTTGAAGGATGATTTTAAATATGCAGTTGAGCTGCTGAAGCGGCAGCATCCCAATCCTTATAAGTTTACGGATACCGTTACGTTTAACCATAAAATGGATTCCCTGATGAACCGGCTGGATAAAGATCCGTCGCTGCTAAGCGCTTTACGGTATTCTCCTATACAGTTATTTAATGATGTGCACCTGAAACTGGATTATGATGAGGAGCGTGTGGTGGACGCATTGTATGGAATGAATCACTTTCCGCTGGCCACCACCACTTTTAAAGACAGGATCATTGTGAATGCCAAAGGAGAAACCATTCCTTTCGGTGCGGAGATATTGAGTATTAATAAAATGCCCGCCGCAAAGCTGCTCAGTGAGATCGGCTACGCCACTTATAGCGATGGCTTCATCAGAACGGGCGCCGATCGCACCGCCACAAACCTTAGTTTGTTCATCAGCCTCATTTTCCCGGAAGCCGCCAGCTACGACGTAGTATACAAGGAGTATGGGGCTAAAAATTCCACTACGGTAAACCTGAAAGCGGTAGACGCTAAAACCGGCTACCACAACCGGATCCTGGGAGAGCTGCCCTTTAATAGTTTCCTGAAACGTGCCTATATAACGAAGGAATACCAGGAGCAGGAATCTACCGCCATCCTCACCGTGCTTACATTCATGCTGCAGGAAAATGCGATGTACAAAGAGTTGAGCGATTTTTTCGCGGAAGTGAAAAAACGCAATATCAGCAACGTTATCATCGATATCCGGTCCAACGGGGGCGGCAACCCGAATATGTCTGCGTTGCTGTATTCCTTTGTGGCCTTACGCCCGTTCGACAATGTTTTCAATTACCGCACCAAGAACATACAAATGCATGATCCGGAAAACCTGTTGAATAGTTACGGAACCAAAATGGGAGAGGAGGAAGTAAAACAGACCGAGAACTTCCTTAAACAACGGTTCGATTACGACAGCACAAAAGGGTTTTACTATGGCAATGCACGCCTGACGGAAGGTTCCATTTCCAACTACCCGCCCGATAAGAATAGCTTTAAAGGGAATGTGTATGTGCTGATCAGCGGTGGCACGGTAAGCGCGGCCACCTACTTTGCTGCGCTGGTTAAAAATAACAAGCGCGGTGTGCTGGTGGGCACCGAAACCGGTAGCGGAGAGGCTTCCACTACGGCGGCCTGGTTCAATACGTATACGCTGCCTAAAACAAAAAGTAAGTTGACTGTTCCGATGAGCGAAGTATATTTTATGAAAGCGAAGGAGGATAAAGGGAGGGGGTGTGTGCCGGATAAGGAGTTGACGTTTGAGGCATTTGAGGAGTATATCCATGCAGGAAAAGATCCGGAGATTCAGTATACATTGGATTTGATTCGAGGCAGGAAGTGA
- a CDS encoding terpene synthase family protein, which translates to MKQKDVPVLQYPWPYEVGPFAESFNQEEINWIDTDYTFMSETTRRKYKGHGLAQATSYMFPGARSIEQIRPIARFMIWLTLYDDYHEICPVNELAGIRDHIIAVMLGENPRPDDIGLLRQVALSREEFRPYVNNNWFQRWAQSFYDYTTYGIMEETPYKLSMQFPTLNNLLLIREYSISMYPYGDPVEPSINFIVPDHISRHPVIKRLKMLMCRIMAIQNDFASIEKELAVATEVLNVILVIKHQYKISIEEALTEAMRIHDDYVAEFVELQNNLPDFGSYQKDIDRFVHYMTLMISGLGAWYHKGRSTRYKAPGEFPKPEYGHGV; encoded by the coding sequence ATGAAACAAAAAGATGTTCCTGTTTTGCAATACCCCTGGCCATATGAAGTTGGCCCGTTCGCTGAATCATTCAACCAAGAGGAAATTAACTGGATCGACACGGATTATACGTTCATGTCCGAAACAACAAGGCGTAAATACAAGGGGCATGGCTTAGCACAGGCAACATCATACATGTTCCCGGGTGCAAGGAGCATTGAGCAAATACGCCCCATTGCCAGGTTTATGATATGGTTAACGTTATACGATGATTACCATGAAATTTGCCCGGTTAATGAATTGGCCGGTATCCGGGATCATATCATAGCGGTAATGCTTGGCGAGAATCCCAGGCCGGATGATATTGGGCTATTAAGACAGGTCGCTTTGAGCAGGGAAGAATTCCGCCCCTATGTTAATAATAACTGGTTTCAACGCTGGGCGCAATCTTTCTATGATTATACTACGTACGGAATCATGGAAGAAACACCTTACAAACTATCCATGCAATTCCCCACTTTAAATAACCTGTTGCTGATCCGTGAATATTCAATCTCCATGTATCCATATGGAGACCCGGTCGAGCCTTCCATTAATTTTATTGTACCCGACCATATTTCAAGGCATCCGGTTATCAAGCGATTGAAAATGCTCATGTGCCGCATTATGGCGATCCAGAATGACTTTGCATCGATAGAAAAAGAGCTGGCGGTCGCTACTGAGGTGCTCAACGTAATTCTTGTAATCAAACATCAATATAAGATCTCAATAGAAGAGGCCTTAACTGAGGCAATGCGTATACACGACGATTATGTAGCAGAATTTGTAGAACTACAAAACAATCTTCCCGACTTCGGCTCATACCAAAAAGACATTGACCGGTTTGTTCACTATATGACTTTGATGATTTCCGGTTTGGGAGCATGGTATCATAAGGGTCGCTCTACGCGTTACAAAGCACCGGGTGAGTTTCCTAAACCCGAATATGGTCACGGGGTATAG
- a CDS encoding terpene synthase family protein — protein sequence MNLEMLSKFRYPFPTLKNPFSEALQEVTNNEWIDKEYRWLYYNDESTRLKYKKTKTAHIASQWFPTASYERLQSVCRFMLWTLYNDDMYEEVTPEEIRLVHTQTIAILNGTVTAEKSGLPLGQLLSSLREELLKYLSPTSLQRFVVALSRYFSGLEQEIAYKTRRTFPGIEECLAIREDSLCLRPFLELTDIETEQPLPDEIHDHPVIQRIISLAIRMMVCFNEVQSVIKDEATGGIYYNVVKAIQHNRNLSLEEACLEDLRIHNEYLREFIHLQSFLPDFGRWHDLVVNRIHYISMTLSGWKAVSFNLPRYNSKEGFPSLETIKQKNSKVGS from the coding sequence ATGAATTTAGAAATGCTTTCCAAATTTCGGTATCCGTTCCCCACACTTAAAAATCCCTTTTCAGAGGCACTTCAGGAAGTAACAAACAACGAGTGGATAGACAAAGAATACCGCTGGTTATATTATAACGACGAATCTACGAGGTTAAAGTACAAGAAAACAAAAACAGCGCACATTGCCTCTCAATGGTTTCCTACGGCGAGCTACGAACGACTACAATCTGTATGTCGCTTCATGCTCTGGACGCTCTATAATGACGACATGTACGAAGAGGTCACCCCTGAAGAGATACGGCTGGTTCACACACAGACCATTGCAATATTGAATGGAACGGTAACCGCGGAGAAATCCGGCCTGCCACTTGGTCAGCTATTATCCTCTTTAAGGGAAGAACTATTAAAATACCTCTCCCCAACGTCATTGCAGCGTTTTGTTGTCGCTCTCAGCAGGTATTTCAGCGGGCTTGAACAAGAAATAGCTTATAAAACCAGGAGAACTTTCCCGGGTATTGAGGAATGCCTGGCCATCCGGGAAGACTCCCTGTGCCTCCGGCCCTTTCTGGAGCTGACAGACATAGAAACTGAACAGCCCTTACCGGATGAGATACACGATCATCCGGTAATACAACGCATTATTTCACTTGCCATACGGATGATGGTATGCTTTAATGAGGTACAGTCGGTGATAAAAGATGAAGCTACAGGCGGCATATATTATAACGTGGTGAAGGCAATTCAGCATAACCGGAATCTTTCCCTTGAAGAAGCTTGTTTAGAGGACTTACGTATTCATAACGAATACCTGAGAGAGTTCATACACCTTCAGTCCTTTCTGCCTGATTTTGGCCGCTGGCATGACCTGGTAGTAAATCGCATACACTATATCAGTATGACGCTCAGCGGCTGGAAAGCCGTTTCTTTTAACTTACCGCGCTACAATAGCAAGGAGGGGTTCCCATCTCTCGAAACCATCAAACAAAAAAACAGTAAAGTCGGCAGTTGA